A region from the Prevotella melaninogenica genome encodes:
- a CDS encoding TetR/AcrR family transcriptional regulator codes for MKTLKEDVRSRIVMAARSEFVKCGYRKTSMRTISAKSGVVLGNIYNYFKTKDDILCAVLHPLLSAIGERMASHSKGEHEEKHLDFSSQRQKNFLKEMLRIIFLYKEELRLLLFESQGTSLENFRENFIDEQVAISKTYMEQVGTRVSPLFFRISASTWVTIIGEIVMNPDLRKEEVRQALAEYICYNTAGWQELIKQ; via the coding sequence ATGAAAACATTAAAAGAAGATGTGCGGAGTAGGATTGTTATGGCTGCCCGCAGTGAATTTGTTAAGTGTGGATATAGAAAGACATCGATGCGTACAATCTCGGCTAAGTCTGGTGTTGTGCTGGGGAATATATATAATTATTTTAAGACAAAGGACGATATCTTATGTGCTGTCCTGCATCCGCTACTCTCTGCGATAGGCGAACGAATGGCGTCGCATAGTAAGGGTGAACACGAAGAAAAGCACCTTGATTTCTCCTCACAACGGCAGAAGAATTTTCTAAAGGAAATGCTTCGTATCATTTTCTTATATAAGGAAGAACTGAGACTACTGCTCTTTGAGTCGCAGGGTACCTCCTTGGAGAATTTCCGTGAGAACTTTATCGACGAACAAGTGGCGATAAGTAAAACTTACATGGAGCAGGTGGGGACGAGAGTGTCGCCTCTCTTCTTTCGTATCAGCGCCTCTACATGGGTGACCATCATCGGTGAGATTGTGATGAACCCCGACCTTCGGAAGGAGGAAGTGAGGCAGGCTTTGGCCGAATATATATGCTATAATACGGCAGGGTGGCAAGAACTCATAAAACAATAA
- a CDS encoding glycosyl transferase, with protein MNILLLGEYSNVHNTLARGLRELGHTVTVVSNGDFWKNYPRDIDVSRRSGKLGGMLLMAKIYTLLPRLRGYDIVQFINPMFFELKAERLFPLFHYLKKHNKKVVLCGFGMDYYWVNTCSTTMPLRYSDFNIGKELRQNKEAIVERKDWIDTEKGRLNRLMAGQCDAIVTGLYEYWCCYEPYFPKKTTFIPFPIIVGEPPIIPDETPEKLNLFIGISKSRSVYKGTDIMLRAAETVKKQYLDRLNLTVVNGLPFDEYVRTMLGSDAIMDQLYSYTPSMNPLEAMAHGIICIGGGEPENYEIINESTLQPIINVLPTYESCVAELTRLVNNLSLIPQLRRESYEYVRKHHEYIKVAHQYEELYRGLLSKKND; from the coding sequence ATGAATATCCTTCTCTTAGGCGAATATAGCAACGTACATAACACGCTGGCACGAGGCTTGCGTGAACTTGGACATACGGTAACAGTGGTGTCGAATGGGGATTTTTGGAAGAATTACCCACGTGATATTGATGTTTCCAGACGGTCGGGAAAGCTGGGTGGCATGCTTTTAATGGCTAAGATTTATACCCTACTGCCCCGTTTGCGAGGCTATGACATTGTACAATTCATCAATCCAATGTTCTTTGAATTGAAGGCGGAACGGCTCTTTCCACTCTTTCATTATCTGAAAAAGCATAATAAAAAGGTTGTTCTCTGTGGTTTCGGAATGGATTACTATTGGGTAAACACCTGCTCAACGACGATGCCACTGCGTTACAGCGACTTCAATATCGGTAAGGAACTGCGCCAAAATAAGGAGGCGATAGTCGAGAGAAAGGATTGGATTGATACGGAAAAAGGTCGTCTGAACCGACTGATGGCGGGGCAATGCGATGCTATCGTGACAGGACTCTACGAGTATTGGTGCTGTTATGAGCCGTATTTCCCTAAGAAAACAACCTTCATCCCCTTCCCTATCATTGTTGGTGAGCCGCCTATCATACCCGATGAAACACCCGAGAAGCTGAATCTTTTTATTGGAATCAGTAAGAGTCGATCGGTATATAAAGGGACTGATATCATGCTGAGAGCCGCAGAAACAGTGAAAAAACAATACCTCGACCGTCTCAACCTCACTGTTGTTAATGGTCTACCCTTTGACGAATACGTGCGAACGATGCTCGGTTCGGATGCTATCATGGACCAACTCTACAGCTATACGCCCTCGATGAATCCCCTTGAAGCGATGGCGCATGGTATTATCTGTATCGGTGGTGGTGAACCAGAGAACTATGAAATTATCAACGAGTCCACACTCCAACCCATCATCAACGTCCTCCCGACTTACGAAAGCTGTGTTGCAGAGCTTACCCGCCTCGTCAATAACCTTTCTCTCATTCCTCAACTGCGCCGCGAAAGCTATGAATATGTACGCAAGCATCATGAGTATATCAAGGTTGCCCACCAGTATGAGGAACTTTATCGGGGGCTATTAAGCAAGAAGAATGATTAG
- a CDS encoding glycosyltransferase family 2 protein, with protein sequence MRLSIIIPIYNVEDALQRCLDSVLAQVDETMEVVLIDDGSTDSSGKIAEEMTVGRANCKLIRQENSGLSAARNAGIEVAMGDYLTFVDSDDFVSKGTYAAQLAVLAEHPDYDILEYPALLFYGSTTKQRLLTFSDTTISSIRDYWLDGGHLHTYAWNKLYRRELFTDIRFPSGKVFEDVYTYPFLLQRAKVVATTSAGLYYYCQNDKGITAQACGKELNDLLEAHLKHLKLWGELTPAYYQALVNIQIDVYEATHAAPILPVLPYKGTLKLFILHLIGLKRLCQLNQFIHKIRKISPL encoded by the coding sequence ATGAGACTATCTATCATTATCCCCATCTATAACGTTGAAGACGCACTCCAGCGATGTTTGGATAGCGTGTTGGCGCAGGTAGATGAGACGATGGAGGTGGTGCTCATTGATGATGGGTCGACGGATTCCTCTGGGAAGATAGCGGAAGAAATGACGGTAGGGAGAGCGAATTGTAAACTTATCCGACAAGAAAACAGCGGTCTTTCGGCAGCAAGAAATGCAGGAATAGAAGTGGCAATGGGGGATTATCTCACCTTTGTCGACTCTGACGACTTTGTTAGCAAGGGCACATATGCGGCGCAGTTGGCTGTATTAGCAGAACATCCCGACTATGATATTCTTGAATATCCAGCCCTGCTCTTTTATGGAAGTACGACGAAGCAACGACTGCTGACTTTCTCTGATACAACCATCAGTTCTATCCGTGACTATTGGCTGGACGGAGGTCACCTACACACCTATGCTTGGAACAAGCTTTATCGTCGCGAACTCTTTACGGATATCCGCTTCCCATCGGGTAAAGTCTTTGAAGATGTCTATACTTATCCTTTCTTGTTACAGCGGGCAAAGGTAGTGGCAACAACGTCTGCGGGACTGTATTATTATTGTCAGAACGATAAAGGCATTACCGCTCAGGCTTGCGGAAAAGAATTGAACGACTTATTGGAGGCGCATCTAAAGCACCTCAAGCTATGGGGCGAACTGACACCTGCGTATTATCAGGCATTGGTTAATATTCAAATAGATGTCTACGAGGCTACTCACGCTGCCCCTATCCTACCCGTTCTGCCCTATAAAGGAACCTTGAAACTCTTTATTCTCCACTTAATAGGATTAAAACGCTTATGTCAACTCAACCAGTTTATTCACAAAATAAGGAAGATAAGCCCCTTGTAA
- a CDS encoding glycosyltransferase family 2 protein: MPKISILVAVYNTAAYLPQCLDSLLSQTLKDIEVICVDDASTDNSLALLHQYAEKDNRVKVFALKENSGQAHTRNVGLSHATGDYIGFVDSDDWLSQDALEKVCESFRDDVDSVLFRLLYAYTDGSMKDYQMSPFTTMTGDEAFRASLTWQIHGCYVVRNAIHKAHPYDESQRAYSDDNTTRIHYYYSRKVAFCEGVYYYRQHTSSTTHNISVRRFDFLLANESMRRQLLSLGASEETLRCFETVRWLNLVGVYMFYYLHRNELSEADCQHGLSVMHHVWQTINLKQVSPSIKRKFGYIPLRFSWSLFRLQEELYFWLRGIVGRNK, encoded by the coding sequence ATGCCAAAGATTAGTATACTTGTAGCCGTTTATAACACAGCAGCTTACCTACCGCAGTGCCTTGATTCGCTGTTGTCGCAAACCTTGAAAGATATTGAGGTTATCTGTGTCGATGATGCATCTACGGATAACTCTTTGGCTCTTCTGCATCAGTATGCTGAAAAGGACAATCGCGTCAAAGTCTTTGCCCTAAAGGAGAATAGCGGACAAGCACATACTCGGAATGTGGGATTGTCTCATGCCACAGGCGATTATATCGGCTTTGTGGATAGTGATGACTGGCTCAGTCAAGATGCTTTGGAGAAGGTATGTGAATCGTTCCGAGACGATGTTGATAGTGTCTTGTTTCGTCTGCTTTATGCTTATACAGACGGAAGTATGAAGGATTATCAGATGTCACCTTTTACTACGATGACTGGTGATGAGGCTTTTCGGGCGAGTCTTACTTGGCAGATTCATGGCTGTTATGTTGTGCGCAATGCCATTCATAAGGCGCACCCTTACGATGAGTCGCAACGAGCATACAGCGATGATAATACCACACGTATTCATTATTATTATTCACGTAAGGTGGCTTTTTGTGAGGGTGTTTATTATTATCGACAGCACACTTCTTCCACAACACATAACATCAGTGTTCGCCGTTTCGACTTTCTCTTAGCGAACGAGAGTATGCGTCGTCAGCTTCTTTCTTTGGGTGCATCAGAGGAGACCCTCCGTTGTTTCGAGACGGTGAGATGGCTCAACTTGGTGGGTGTTTATATGTTTTATTATCTCCATCGTAATGAACTCTCTGAAGCTGACTGCCAGCATGGCTTATCCGTCATGCATCATGTTTGGCAAACTATCAATTTAAAACAAGTAAGCCCTTCTATCAAAAGAAAATTCGGTTATATACCCCTCCGCTTCTCGTGGTCCCTTTTCCGTTTGCAGGAAGAGTTGTACTTTTGGTTGAGAGGGATTGTAGGTAGAAATAAATAG
- a CDS encoding glycoside hydrolase family 10 protein: MRQLHSLLRLLIAAVLFIGAGNAVYGQVPARKREFRGAWIQCVNGQFQGIGTQEMQRTLRYQLDELQKDGVNAIIFQVRAECDALYPSKYEPWSKFLTGRQGTPPSPYWDPLQWMITECHNRGMELHAWINPYRAKTKNTTQLATNHIAVTNPSRIFLYDGLYILNPALPENCNYICAVVDDIVSRYDIDGLHIDDYFYPYPAAGQTIPDQAYFQRDRRGFTNINDWRRNNVDLFIKQLGESIRRRKPWVKFGVSPFGIYRNQKSDPQHGSRTNGLQNYDDLYADVLKWVNNGWIDYCVPQIYWEIGNRAADYKELIGWWNCYAGNRPLYIGEDVLRTVKYADPQNPNSNQLLAKRRLHQQCQNVSGTVLWYAKSVVDNPGNYGTLLRTNYWRYPALQPLMPFIDDDAPSKPKRVKAKQDSDGYYYLTWKAPKGEGWKDAPYRYIVYRFYAGEPINLDDPSKIVGMPYGNKLRLNYKDGSTKYVYVVTALDRMSNESHGKKKKVKL, from the coding sequence ATGAGACAACTTCATTCTCTATTGAGATTATTAATTGCCGCAGTGCTTTTCATTGGGGCGGGTAATGCCGTGTATGGACAAGTCCCAGCAAGAAAACGAGAGTTTCGTGGTGCGTGGATTCAGTGTGTGAACGGACAGTTCCAAGGGATCGGAACACAGGAGATGCAGCGTACGTTGCGTTATCAATTGGACGAGTTGCAGAAAGATGGTGTGAATGCTATCATCTTTCAGGTGCGTGCCGAGTGTGATGCTCTTTATCCAAGTAAGTATGAGCCGTGGAGTAAGTTCCTCACGGGTCGACAGGGTACACCTCCTTCACCTTACTGGGATCCATTGCAGTGGATGATTACCGAGTGCCATAACCGTGGTATGGAACTCCATGCGTGGATTAACCCTTATCGTGCTAAGACAAAGAATACCACACAGTTGGCTACGAACCACATTGCGGTAACAAATCCTTCTCGTATCTTCTTATACGATGGGCTTTACATCCTCAACCCTGCATTGCCAGAGAATTGCAACTACATCTGTGCGGTGGTGGATGATATTGTAAGCCGATATGACATTGATGGATTGCATATTGACGATTATTTCTATCCTTATCCTGCTGCAGGACAGACCATCCCTGACCAAGCTTACTTTCAACGTGACAGACGTGGATTTACCAATATCAACGATTGGAGACGTAATAATGTAGACCTCTTTATCAAGCAGTTGGGCGAGTCTATTCGTCGTCGTAAGCCTTGGGTGAAGTTTGGTGTTTCTCCTTTCGGTATCTATCGCAATCAGAAGAGCGATCCGCAACATGGTAGTCGTACAAATGGTTTGCAGAACTATGACGACCTCTATGCTGACGTGTTGAAGTGGGTTAACAATGGTTGGATAGACTATTGTGTGCCACAGATCTATTGGGAGATTGGCAATCGTGCAGCTGATTATAAGGAACTCATCGGCTGGTGGAATTGTTATGCTGGCAATCGTCCGTTGTATATTGGTGAGGATGTACTTCGCACGGTGAAGTATGCTGACCCACAGAACCCTAACTCAAATCAGCTTCTAGCGAAACGTCGTCTGCATCAGCAGTGTCAGAACGTGAGCGGTACGGTGTTGTGGTATGCTAAATCGGTGGTTGATAATCCTGGCAACTATGGTACACTCCTTCGCACAAACTACTGGCGTTATCCAGCTTTGCAGCCTTTGATGCCATTCATTGACGATGATGCGCCATCAAAGCCAAAGAGGGTGAAGGCAAAGCAGGATAGTGATGGTTATTATTATCTGACATGGAAGGCTCCTAAGGGAGAAGGTTGGAAGGATGCTCCTTATCGTTATATCGTTTATCGTTTCTATGCTGGTGAGCCAATCAATCTCGATGATCCATCAAAGATTGTGGGGATGCCTTACGGCAATAAGCTACGTCTTAATTATAAAGACGGCAGTACAAAATACGTCTATGTCGTTACTGCTCTTGACCGAATGAGTAACGAGAGTCATGGTAAAAAGAAAAAAGTGAAGCTTTAG
- a CDS encoding glycosyltransferase family 2 protein, with protein sequence MSTQPVYSQNKEDKPLVSFIITYYSEPVDMLKECISSILALSLNETERQIIVVDDGAEYSPINELLTLSSNIVYVRQPNQGLGQARNMGIALAEGSFIQFIDGDDLLLTSPYEQCLDIIRYRETDMILFQSTDKKTAKPIADAEGPISGTEYMTHHNLCGSVCAYLFRKEILHDLRFPKGVLHEDEAFTPQIMLRVDNLYTTKNKAYYYRKRENSIMHNRDKRWHIHRLSDAEQVIYRLKERVDYLPVKERIAMERRIAQLTMDHIYNVMMLTHDETHLNHVLQRLSRHGLFPLPDKDYTSKYKWFRRMTNSSFGRKTLIMLLRLNKR encoded by the coding sequence ATGTCAACTCAACCAGTTTATTCACAAAATAAGGAAGATAAGCCCCTTGTAAGCTTTATCATTACTTACTATAGCGAGCCTGTTGATATGCTAAAGGAGTGTATCAGCAGTATCTTGGCATTGAGTCTGAACGAGACGGAACGCCAGATTATCGTCGTAGATGATGGTGCAGAGTATTCACCTATCAACGAATTGCTTACCCTTTCATCGAATATTGTCTACGTACGTCAGCCTAATCAGGGGTTAGGACAGGCACGAAACATGGGTATAGCGTTGGCTGAGGGAAGCTTTATCCAGTTTATTGATGGCGACGACCTCCTGCTAACAAGTCCTTACGAGCAGTGTTTGGACATCATCAGATACCGCGAAACGGATATGATTTTGTTCCAGTCAACTGATAAGAAAACCGCAAAACCAATTGCTGATGCGGAGGGTCCGATAAGCGGAACGGAGTATATGACGCACCATAACCTGTGTGGTAGCGTGTGTGCCTACCTTTTCCGTAAGGAGATTCTGCACGACCTGCGTTTTCCAAAGGGCGTACTTCACGAGGACGAAGCTTTTACGCCACAGATTATGTTGCGGGTAGACAACCTTTATACAACGAAAAACAAGGCTTATTACTATCGCAAACGGGAGAACTCTATCATGCATAATCGTGACAAACGTTGGCACATCCATCGTCTATCCGATGCCGAACAAGTAATCTATCGTTTGAAAGAGCGGGTCGACTATCTCCCTGTCAAAGAGCGTATTGCAATGGAACGACGCATCGCCCAACTGACAATGGACCACATATACAACGTTATGATGCTGACACATGATGAGACTCATCTCAATCACGTGCTGCAACGTCTGTCCCGACATGGGCTTTTCCCCCTGCCTGATAAGGACTATACAAGTAAGTATAAGTGGTTCAGAAGAATGACAAACAGCAGTTTCGGGCGTAAGACTTTGATAATGCTGTTAAGGCTAAACAAGAGATAA
- a CDS encoding pilus assembly protein N-terminal domain-containing protein, which yields MEMKSIFKTMVMAALCLGTVTLASCSDDNGDKNTGLKFSTTKVNVAPSASANVTIGNGTQPFTVKSTDEKVATAKINKNILTVTGVKEGKASITVTDKNKHFGTISVNVVTPLAFDKTSVNIAVGKMEDVNIKTGKAPYMVTSKDPKIATATVKDAKISIKGVKAGTTTVNVLDKNKLAGTITVTVK from the coding sequence ATGGAAATGAAAAGTATTTTCAAAACAATGGTGATGGCAGCTCTCTGCCTTGGTACAGTAACTCTCGCATCTTGCAGTGATGACAATGGTGACAAAAACACTGGTCTGAAGTTCAGTACTACTAAAGTTAATGTGGCTCCCAGTGCCTCTGCAAACGTAACTATTGGTAATGGAACACAACCTTTCACTGTTAAGTCTACTGACGAAAAGGTTGCCACCGCAAAGATTAACAAGAATATCCTGACCGTTACAGGAGTTAAAGAGGGCAAGGCATCCATTACTGTTACCGATAAGAACAAGCACTTCGGTACCATCTCTGTCAATGTAGTTACACCACTTGCCTTTGACAAGACAAGCGTAAATATTGCCGTTGGTAAGATGGAAGATGTTAACATCAAAACAGGTAAGGCTCCATATATGGTTACCTCGAAAGATCCCAAGATTGCAACTGCTACTGTTAAGGATGCTAAGATTTCCATCAAGGGCGTGAAGGCAGGGACAACAACTGTTAACGTACTTGACAAGAACAAGTTGGCTGGTACAATAACCGTAACTGTAAAATAA
- a CDS encoding RNA polymerase sigma factor: MTPLDEAEVIRQLASPKGRQKVFPMIVDQYSPSLYWKIRSIVLTHDDADDVLQNTFLKAWKSLPTFQGKAKLSTWLYRIAINESLDFLRHQKMATLSSADADLSVANRLMADDYFDGDKSQALLQEAIASLPDVQRTVFTLRYYDEMKYSEMSEVLGTSEGALKASYHIAVQKITDYVKRYE; encoded by the coding sequence GTGACTCCCCTTGATGAAGCTGAAGTGATTCGCCAGTTGGCGAGTCCAAAAGGAAGACAGAAGGTTTTCCCCATGATCGTTGACCAATACAGCCCGTCGTTGTATTGGAAAATTCGTAGTATTGTTCTTACTCATGATGATGCCGATGACGTGTTGCAAAACACGTTCCTCAAGGCATGGAAGAGTCTTCCGACCTTTCAAGGGAAAGCGAAACTATCCACTTGGCTCTATCGTATTGCTATCAACGAGTCTCTCGACTTCCTTCGTCATCAAAAGATGGCAACGCTGTCCAGTGCCGATGCCGACCTCTCAGTGGCAAATCGGTTGATGGCGGATGACTACTTCGATGGTGACAAGAGTCAGGCGTTGTTGCAGGAAGCCATTGCGAGCTTGCCCGATGTGCAGCGCACGGTGTTTACCCTTCGTTATTATGATGAGATGAAGTATTCGGAGATGAGCGAGGTGTTAGGGACCAGTGAAGGAGCGCTCAAAGCCTCTTATCACATTGCCGTTCAGAAGATTACTGACTACGTGAAGCGGTATGAATAA
- a CDS encoding T9SS type A sorting domain-containing protein — protein MIKNIFTPFLFTLLLSVGFTTPVQARVAIDLIDIDMQTISISVVGNTLHVVGAEDEQLAVYNVTGVRVMSVKVDGSDRHYTLNLPKGCYIVKVGNVVRKVSIR, from the coding sequence ATGATAAAAAATATATTTACTCCTTTCCTTTTCACATTACTGCTATCAGTAGGCTTCACCACTCCAGTGCAGGCACGTGTAGCAATTGATTTGATTGACATTGATATGCAGACGATTTCAATTTCAGTTGTGGGTAACACATTGCATGTTGTAGGTGCTGAAGACGAACAGTTGGCAGTGTATAATGTGACAGGTGTGCGTGTGATGAGCGTGAAGGTTGATGGTAGCGATAGGCACTATACACTTAACTTACCGAAGGGATGTTATATTGTCAAGGTGGGTAATGTGGTTCGCAAGGTTTCTATTCGTTAA
- a CDS encoding oligosaccharide flippase family protein, with product MKKASNPDSYLHILKYISLFGGVQVLNVLIGIVRNKFVAMLLGPQGVGLISLFNSTTKLISDSTNFGISMSAVRNISEDYDKNDEKKLTEDIAVVRSWSLLAALLGFFVCIFLSPLLSRYTFSWDGHTLHFILLSPCVALTALAGGEFAILKGVRKLRALAAISVYNVLAALVLTVPLYYFFGNSAIVPSLVLMALVQLILTIVVSFRLYPFRVSFQKAFLGKGWDMIRLGTAFVFAGVLGSGAELIIRSYLNNVAEIETVGFYNSAFMMTMVYAGMIFSAMETDYFPRLSGANNLKFTFNQIVNRQIEVTLLLISPLLTFFLLFLPQLILFLYSDKFLPALSMAQVLVLAMYIRAIRLPVEYISLAKGDSKSYLLLEGLYDIFFVALVLLGFWKWGLFGAGLGIAGAGLLNLVCVYGYAYARYGYRLSSSVMRYAAIHFSIGLLVLLCVRSDDEWMRWGVASLLCVVSTIVSLRVMKAKSGLWNALVSKVKNKFVRHAKD from the coding sequence ATGAAAAAAGCCTCTAATCCTGACAGCTATCTGCATATCTTGAAGTACATCAGCCTCTTTGGTGGTGTACAGGTGCTTAATGTGCTGATTGGTATCGTTCGCAACAAGTTTGTTGCAATGCTGCTCGGACCGCAGGGAGTAGGACTTATCTCGCTTTTTAATTCCACAACTAAGCTCATCAGCGACTCTACAAACTTTGGTATATCTATGAGTGCAGTGCGCAATATATCAGAGGATTACGATAAGAATGATGAGAAGAAACTGACAGAAGACATTGCCGTTGTGCGTTCATGGAGTCTGCTTGCAGCCTTGTTGGGATTTTTTGTTTGCATCTTTCTCAGTCCGTTGCTTAGCCGTTACACTTTTTCGTGGGACGGTCACACGCTTCATTTCATCCTTCTTTCCCCTTGTGTGGCATTGACAGCCTTGGCAGGAGGCGAGTTTGCGATTCTTAAAGGCGTTCGTAAGTTGCGTGCGTTAGCTGCTATTTCTGTTTATAATGTGTTGGCAGCCTTAGTCTTAACCGTTCCCCTTTATTATTTCTTCGGTAATTCCGCTATTGTTCCTTCGTTGGTATTGATGGCATTGGTGCAGTTGATATTGACGATAGTCGTTTCTTTTCGCCTATATCCTTTCCGTGTCTCTTTCCAAAAGGCATTTTTAGGTAAGGGATGGGACATGATTCGATTGGGTACAGCCTTTGTCTTTGCCGGAGTTTTGGGCTCTGGTGCAGAACTGATTATACGCAGTTACCTTAATAATGTTGCTGAGATTGAGACCGTTGGTTTCTATAATTCAGCCTTTATGATGACGATGGTTTATGCAGGAATGATCTTCTCAGCGATGGAGACCGACTACTTTCCACGTCTCTCTGGAGCAAACAATTTGAAGTTTACTTTTAATCAGATTGTCAACCGACAGATAGAAGTGACACTCCTTCTCATCTCTCCTTTGCTGACTTTCTTCCTCTTATTCCTGCCCCAGCTGATTCTTTTCCTTTATTCCGATAAGTTCCTTCCAGCCCTCAGCATGGCGCAAGTGTTGGTATTAGCGATGTATATCCGTGCTATTCGGCTCCCTGTAGAGTATATTTCTTTAGCAAAGGGCGACTCAAAATCCTATCTACTCTTAGAGGGATTGTATGATATTTTCTTTGTTGCACTCGTGCTTCTTGGCTTTTGGAAGTGGGGACTCTTCGGTGCGGGATTAGGCATAGCAGGAGCTGGTCTGCTCAATCTTGTCTGTGTCTATGGCTATGCTTACGCTCGTTATGGTTATCGTCTGTCCTCATCAGTGATGCGCTATGCCGCAATTCATTTCTCAATCGGACTCCTTGTGCTTCTTTGTGTGCGTTCTGATGACGAGTGGATGCGGTGGGGCGTAGCCAGTTTGTTATGCGTTGTCAGTACGATAGTTTCTCTCCGTGTGATGAAAGCGAAGTCGGGACTATGGAATGCCTTAGTAAGTAAAGTGAAGAATAAGTTTGTTCGCCATGCCAAAGATTAG